In bacterium, a single genomic region encodes these proteins:
- a CDS encoding ABC transporter ATP-binding protein, with amino-acid sequence MTPRLRSLRKLTPRQLREELLPNILRSIRLVWQASPSLFMISTLLLVLQSVLPLGILYTSKLILDGVAAALKPGTAASTPPSLLFLATLVAGLVFLQVMASSLHDWLQQHQSALVQESIMERLHAKSVEIDFAYYENPEFFDTLHQAQHQAIYRPSQLVGRLQNIIQQSLTLAGLVGLLFLFHWSIPLLLLLTLLPALLFRLHFADVLFEWRRKSSNLERKSYHYHWLLTDKTWAKEVRVLAVGRLFRRRYRAIQRRLRVEQFRINGRQTRGTLIAQLLATAVAYGFYIVLIGRTLAGAITLGSLVMYFQAFQQALNALRTLFTGIGDIYEDTRFVSQLFAFFALTPGVARSVPVRPMPAVIRHGLTIDGVSFRYPASGRWALQSVSFTAAPGERIALAGANGSGKSTLMKLICRLYDPTEGRILIDGIDIREFEQVEWWRRLAVMFQDFEEYNLSARENIWLGDIRLPLRDGRIETAADLSGASRVIAGLPQGYETMLGKWFDEGEELSKGEWQRIAVARAFLRDAPIMIFDEPTSALDARNEYEMLSAWMERVRGRVAILISHRISTLQSADRIIMMHQGRIAEVGNHAQLWSAGGPYAELFNQPVPGRP; translated from the coding sequence ATGACTCCACGATTGCGCTCCCTTCGCAAGCTCACGCCCCGTCAGCTGCGCGAGGAATTACTCCCCAACATCCTGAGATCGATCCGGCTGGTCTGGCAGGCCTCGCCCTCCCTCTTTATGATCAGCACCCTGCTGCTGGTGCTACAGAGCGTACTGCCGCTGGGCATACTCTACACCAGTAAGCTGATCCTCGACGGAGTCGCCGCGGCCCTGAAACCGGGCACAGCCGCATCGACGCCGCCCTCGCTGCTTTTTCTTGCCACGCTGGTGGCGGGACTGGTCTTTCTCCAGGTGATGGCCAGCAGCTTGCACGACTGGCTGCAGCAACACCAGTCCGCCCTGGTGCAGGAGAGCATCATGGAGCGGCTGCATGCAAAATCGGTGGAGATCGATTTCGCCTACTACGAAAATCCCGAGTTTTTCGATACCCTGCATCAGGCGCAGCATCAGGCGATCTACCGGCCGTCGCAGCTGGTTGGCCGCCTCCAGAACATCATCCAGCAGAGTCTGACCCTGGCCGGACTGGTCGGCCTGCTCTTCCTCTTTCATTGGTCGATTCCGCTGCTGTTGCTGCTGACCCTCCTGCCCGCCCTGCTGTTCCGCCTCCATTTTGCAGATGTGCTCTTCGAGTGGCGCCGCAAGAGCAGCAATCTGGAACGCAAAAGCTACCATTATCACTGGCTGCTCACCGACAAGACGTGGGCCAAGGAGGTGCGTGTTCTCGCGGTGGGGCGTCTGTTCCGCCGCCGTTACCGCGCCATCCAGCGGCGGCTGCGCGTTGAGCAGTTCCGTATCAACGGCCGGCAGACCCGCGGCACGCTGATCGCCCAGCTGCTGGCGACAGCCGTGGCATACGGATTTTACATTGTGCTGATCGGCCGAACCCTGGCGGGGGCCATCACCCTCGGCAGCCTGGTGATGTACTTTCAAGCCTTCCAGCAGGCTTTGAATGCCTTGCGGACGCTTTTCACCGGGATCGGGGATATTTACGAGGACACCCGGTTTGTCTCCCAGCTCTTTGCCTTTTTCGCTCTGACTCCGGGTGTGGCGCGGAGTGTGCCGGTGCGTCCGATGCCGGCGGTCATCCGGCACGGGTTGACGATCGATGGCGTCTCCTTTCGCTACCCGGCCAGCGGGCGCTGGGCGCTGCAGTCGGTCTCGTTCACGGCCGCCCCGGGCGAACGCATCGCCCTGGCCGGGGCCAACGGCTCAGGGAAGAGCACCTTGATGAAGCTCATCTGCCGGCTCTACGACCCCACCGAGGGGCGGATTCTGATCGACGGTATCGACATCCGCGAGTTCGAGCAGGTTGAGTGGTGGCGCCGCCTGGCGGTGATGTTTCAGGATTTTGAGGAATACAACCTCAGCGCTCGTGAGAATATCTGGCTGGGGGACATCCGTTTGCCGCTACGGGACGGGCGGATCGAGACGGCAGCCGACCTCTCGGGCGCCAGCAGAGTGATCGCCGGGCTGCCGCAGGGCTATGAGACCATGTTGGGTAAATGGTTCGATGAGGGGGAGGAGCTGAGCAAGGGGGAGTGGCAGCGGATTGCGGTGGCGCGGGCCTTTCTGCGCGACGCTCCGATCATGATCTTTGACGAGCCCACCAGCGCCCTCGACGCCCGCAACGAGTACGAGATGCTCAGTGCCTGGATGGAGCGGGTGCGCGGCCGGGTGGCGATTCTGATCAGCCACCGCATCTCAACCCTGCAGAGTGCGGACCGGATCATCATGATGCACCAGGGGCGTATTGCGGAGGTCGGGAACCACGCGCAGCTCTGGTCCGCCGGCGGTCCCTATGCGGAGTTGTTCAACCAGCCGGTGCCGGGGCGGCCCTGA
- a CDS encoding class I SAM-dependent methyltransferase gives MKLRIKAANFLIKFGKFIQSCAVIVMRPDDLVEFSRRFYSNPDEINYWCDEQRNDSGLRDLEESLLTSTGLRKGHVLLLGLGGGREAISLAKRGFEITGIDYVPQMVESAIAYARRRGVQISGMVQDITDLNVPASRFDLAWLSSAMYSSIPTRKKRIELLQRVGSALRAGGYFVFEFSWHPQATGSASTDRIKKMLAWLCAGNVQYEKGDMLKFNREFSHSFTNMEELRKEVAQAELELIEIQANDTYEVAGAVVQKRV, from the coding sequence ATGAAACTGAGAATCAAGGCCGCAAATTTTCTTATCAAGTTTGGAAAATTTATCCAATCATGCGCAGTGATCGTTATGCGTCCGGATGACCTCGTTGAATTCAGCAGGCGGTTTTACTCAAATCCGGATGAAATTAACTATTGGTGTGATGAGCAGAGAAACGACTCCGGTTTGAGAGATCTGGAAGAATCGCTGCTGACTAGTACCGGATTGAGAAAAGGGCACGTGCTCCTGCTCGGCTTGGGAGGAGGACGGGAAGCAATCTCTTTGGCGAAAAGAGGTTTTGAGATCACAGGCATTGATTATGTTCCCCAAATGGTCGAATCGGCAATAGCCTATGCCCGAAGGCGTGGTGTGCAGATTTCCGGTATGGTCCAGGATATCACCGATCTGAATGTGCCGGCAAGCAGATTCGATTTAGCCTGGCTCTCCTCAGCGATGTATTCCTCCATACCAACACGAAAAAAGCGAATCGAGCTGCTACAGCGAGTGGGCAGTGCACTGAGGGCCGGGGGCTATTTTGTTTTTGAGTTTTCATGGCATCCCCAGGCAACCGGTTCCGCAAGTACAGACAGAATCAAAAAGATGCTGGCATGGCTTTGCGCTGGCAATGTGCAGTATGAAAAAGGCGACATGCTTAAATTTAACCGGGAATTTTCCCATTCTTTCACCAACATGGAAGAATTGCGGAAAGAAGTCGCCCAGGCTGAACTTGAACTCATTGAAATTCAAGCAAACGATACCTATGAGGTTGCTGGCGCGGTAGTACAAAAGCGGGTATAA
- a CDS encoding radical SAM protein — protein sequence MTGSSYIRRMPLPPSISGTKGRLITRLDMELTERCNNDCVHCYINRPADDPSINQELAFDKIQTILEEALCLGCQNIRFTGGEPLLREDFEQIYVYAKKLGLRVEIFTNGTRITPQLARILSRFPAGHPLQISLYGKDQKTYESISRTPDSYKAVLKGIDLLTTYKIPFVINPVLLPLSKGTFLAFEAWAESRKDLNILKPQVTTLHLRCRGRDVQRNEEIKTFRIAPSLQLELESRDQRAQIDGLKAFCSRFCQVHGTALFRCNAGINKGCADAYGKLQMCLLLRHPDTVYDLGKGSLHDAFRQFFPKVRQLEAQDKLYHERCAHCFLVDLCEQCPAVSWMEERKLDGWLEHFCRLTHAQARLIGLLAEGEKSWMVADWQHRVKDLQRPSLTTRQPASAQV from the coding sequence ATGACAGGCAGCTCCTACATACGAAGAATGCCCCTCCCTCCATCCATCTCGGGTACCAAAGGCCGCCTCATCACACGGCTGGATATGGAACTCACGGAACGCTGCAACAACGACTGTGTTCACTGCTATATCAATCGACCAGCGGATGATCCATCCATCAACCAGGAACTGGCTTTCGACAAAATTCAAACGATTCTGGAGGAAGCTCTCTGCCTGGGATGCCAGAACATCCGGTTCACCGGAGGGGAGCCTCTGCTCAGAGAAGATTTTGAGCAGATCTATGTGTATGCAAAAAAGCTCGGACTGAGGGTGGAAATTTTCACCAACGGAACCAGAATTACACCACAACTGGCCCGGATTCTTTCCCGATTCCCGGCCGGTCATCCTCTGCAAATTTCGCTGTACGGGAAAGATCAAAAAACTTACGAGTCCATATCCCGCACGCCGGATTCATACAAAGCCGTGCTTAAAGGGATTGATCTGCTGACCACCTACAAGATACCCTTTGTGATCAATCCTGTTCTGCTCCCGTTGAGCAAAGGTACATTCCTCGCATTTGAGGCCTGGGCCGAGAGTCGTAAAGACTTGAATATTCTCAAGCCACAGGTGACCACCCTTCATCTGAGATGCAGGGGAAGGGATGTACAACGCAATGAAGAGATTAAAACCTTCCGCATCGCTCCATCACTTCAACTGGAGCTGGAGTCGAGAGATCAGAGAGCTCAGATCGATGGCCTCAAGGCTTTCTGTTCCCGGTTCTGCCAGGTCCATGGCACTGCTTTATTCCGATGTAATGCCGGGATCAACAAAGGCTGCGCGGATGCCTATGGAAAATTACAGATGTGTTTGCTGTTGCGCCACCCTGACACTGTATATGATCTGGGAAAGGGATCATTGCATGATGCTTTTCGCCAATTTTTCCCAAAGGTGAGGCAGCTTGAGGCTCAGGATAAGCTGTATCATGAACGCTGCGCGCATTGTTTTCTCGTCGATCTATGCGAGCAATGCCCGGCGGTTTCCTGGATGGAAGAGCGGAAACTGGATGGGTGGCTGGAACATTTTTGCCGTCTAACACATGCCCAGGCCAGACTCATCGGCCTTTTGGCCGAAGGTGAAAAATCCTGGATGGTTGCTGACTGGCAACACCGGGTAAAAGACCTGCAGCGGCCATCGCTGACTACCAGACAGCCTGCATCCGCACAAGTCTGA
- a CDS encoding UPF0489 family protein: protein MSGKKDLPIFCFNEHHEAFYFWHKARLEGYLAGATDLVHIDAHDDMAPPLQFSESIYPKEQSDSAILEFYRRFTFSQLTISTFILPAILSGVIRNVYFVYPGWRKFKPARKFTTIGSAFGEGTVIKHGVKISRAAHPLLHKAIPDLTPYYYRSGEARHLPRNRQVILDIDLDYFCCRDSITNHFSYELEVTRFQFDNKALFLAEKTLPFSGLNFEFFEREERYFARIAHKKTRDISHLPAMADIECELQRLITILIAKKIKPVIVTISRSCDSGYCPRSMAEQIEPLLMAQLKRFHS from the coding sequence ATGTCCGGGAAAAAGGATCTCCCAATTTTTTGCTTCAACGAGCATCATGAAGCCTTTTATTTCTGGCATAAAGCCAGACTTGAAGGGTATCTTGCCGGTGCAACGGATCTGGTTCACATCGATGCTCACGATGACATGGCCCCGCCTCTCCAGTTTTCCGAGTCCATTTATCCAAAAGAACAGAGTGATTCTGCAATACTGGAATTCTATCGCCGGTTTACCTTCAGTCAACTGACGATATCCACTTTTATTCTCCCTGCTATCCTTAGCGGCGTTATCAGAAATGTCTATTTCGTTTATCCGGGATGGCGCAAGTTTAAACCCGCTCGTAAATTTACCACAATCGGTTCGGCTTTCGGCGAAGGTACGGTAATCAAACATGGAGTAAAGATAAGCCGCGCTGCGCATCCCCTCCTCCATAAAGCTATCCCTGATCTGACCCCCTATTATTATAGGTCTGGCGAAGCCCGGCACTTGCCCCGGAACCGACAGGTCATACTGGATATTGACCTGGACTATTTTTGCTGCCGGGACTCCATCACGAATCATTTTAGCTATGAGTTGGAGGTCACCCGATTTCAATTCGACAACAAAGCCCTTTTTCTAGCAGAAAAGACACTTCCCTTCAGTGGACTGAATTTTGAATTCTTTGAGCGAGAAGAGCGCTATTTCGCACGAATCGCGCACAAAAAAACACGTGATATTTCCCATCTGCCAGCAATGGCCGATATTGAGTGTGAACTGCAAAGGTTGATAACCATTCTAATCGCCAAGAAAATCAAGCCGGTCATCGTGACCATAAGCCGTTCCTGTGATAGCGGCTATTGCCCGCGCAGTATGGCTGAACAGATTGAACCCCTGCTCATGGCCCAGTTGAAACGATTTCACTCCTGA
- a CDS encoding ATP-binding protein codes for MDNVRKILVFLLALLCTPALPAETGTPFMSLYSAVQTGGHTQNYAFAQDNRGIIYVGNGYGIQEFDGSTWRMIKIPNGSFVRSFAKDSSGRIYVGSATELGYLDADTSGATRYISLLEQIPPEDRGFNYIWSIHAAPEGIYFQARERLFLFEHVAPAGTNETSRLVKIWRPENPKNYFIHSFYLDQTLYVLQRGHGMKKLVGDSLILIPGSQQFVNDRSHVMLPFPGRPGTAWLGTLNRGLYLYDGHSFQPLHTEADELLQQGTLYDARVLPNGSLALGTLSAGFLIIDSTGKIKLHLTRETGLLSNTVAAVFVDRQKNIWLGMAGGVGILEYESGLTHFPFASGGVPFDLRRYQGTLYASATDGIYYLDRHDSQFKYVEGMRNSGASNSLAVDRHLYAGNVTGIYLIQGTKGTLALPYSATTPAFICLHKSRLDSSRIIAGAINGLATLKYDAHAPGRLRLESIIQVVHEYIRQIVEPVPGTFWLSTYNSGLIRLHFAGSGIDHPVIERFGPDQGLPIGITSVFQVAGRLVFGTGKGIYQFDEQEQKFYPDPFFKAVGLGINPGECVITEDADSNIWANAGKETAFYRKKADGSYQLEKNSTSRFADELLYAIYPESGATVWFGTTHGAIRFTAARGTTSHRPFPALIRRVKIANDSILYNGGFGPLQNASEHYTLPYQFNAMTFEYTATSYIKPMANEYQTMLEGFDPRWSAWSKDSKRNYTNLPHGPYVFRVRARNIYGEESTETSFAFSISAPWYRSWWIWIGYLLFAGGTITGIVLLRTRRLHRLRKSLEKTVMKRTAKIQEQIRNVEQLSSIGQDIIDNLSIASIIQTVYENVNKLIDAPIFGIGLYHEEKNSLEFPATIENGETLPPFNYDLADENRLAVWCFKNQHDVIINDSDRDYKKYIQILKSPMGGKMPESILYLPLMHKEKVIGVITAQSFSKNAYSEYDLNILRNLATYSAIALENAESYRRLIATLDDLKTTQEKLVTQSKLAALGALTAGIAHEIKNPLNFVNNFSELAVEMVDELRQLLTKAKKSPNQETDAEIDELLATLQQNAERVKEHGKRADNIVRSMLQHSRGKAGERQPTLINAMLEEDINLAYHGMRAQDSTFNIKFETELDPTVGELKIVPQDISRVFLNILHNGCYEAHKKKRTAGGEFTPTLRVRTVNLGSTVEIRIRDNGNGIPPEVRDKIFTPFFTTKPAGLGTGLGLSISHDIVVQGHNGQIWFESVQGEFTEFVIRLPK; via the coding sequence ATGGACAATGTCCGGAAAATCCTGGTCTTTCTTCTGGCCCTCCTCTGCACACCGGCCCTGCCTGCCGAAACCGGCACGCCCTTTATGAGCCTCTACTCCGCCGTCCAAACCGGAGGCCATACCCAGAATTATGCCTTCGCCCAGGACAATCGCGGCATCATCTATGTCGGTAATGGCTACGGCATCCAGGAGTTTGACGGCTCAACCTGGCGCATGATCAAAATCCCCAACGGTTCCTTCGTACGCTCATTTGCCAAAGACTCCAGCGGCCGCATTTATGTCGGTTCCGCCACCGAACTCGGCTATCTCGATGCAGACACCAGCGGCGCCACCCGCTATATTTCCCTGCTCGAGCAAATCCCACCCGAAGACCGGGGATTCAATTATATCTGGTCCATTCATGCAGCGCCCGAAGGGATCTATTTCCAGGCGAGGGAGCGGCTGTTCCTCTTCGAGCACGTCGCCCCGGCTGGCACCAATGAAACCAGCCGGCTTGTCAAAATCTGGCGTCCAGAGAATCCCAAAAATTATTTTATCCATTCGTTCTATCTGGATCAGACTCTGTACGTCCTGCAGCGCGGACACGGCATGAAAAAGCTGGTTGGCGATTCCCTGATTCTGATTCCCGGCAGCCAGCAGTTCGTCAACGACCGTTCCCATGTCATGCTACCCTTCCCTGGCCGTCCCGGCACGGCATGGCTGGGAACCCTGAACCGCGGACTATATCTCTATGACGGCCATTCCTTTCAACCCCTGCACACGGAAGCGGACGAACTATTACAGCAAGGTACGCTCTACGACGCCAGGGTGCTGCCAAATGGCTCGCTTGCCCTGGGCACTCTCTCCGCAGGATTCCTGATTATCGACAGCACGGGGAAGATCAAGTTGCACCTTACCAGGGAAACCGGGCTGCTGTCCAATACCGTTGCGGCTGTATTTGTCGATCGCCAGAAAAACATCTGGCTGGGCATGGCCGGCGGCGTCGGCATTCTCGAATACGAATCCGGGCTGACCCATTTTCCCTTTGCCTCCGGGGGCGTGCCTTTCGATTTGCGCAGATACCAGGGCACCCTCTATGCCTCAGCCACGGATGGGATTTATTATCTGGACAGGCATGATTCGCAGTTCAAATATGTCGAGGGCATGAGGAATTCGGGGGCATCCAATTCCCTGGCTGTTGACCGCCACCTCTATGCCGGCAATGTGACCGGCATCTACCTGATCCAGGGCACAAAAGGGACGCTCGCCTTGCCGTATAGCGCCACGACTCCCGCGTTCATCTGCCTGCATAAATCCCGTCTCGACAGCAGCCGTATCATCGCCGGTGCAATCAATGGCCTCGCCACCCTGAAGTACGATGCCCATGCCCCGGGCCGTTTGAGGCTGGAAAGCATTATTCAGGTGGTGCATGAATATATCCGCCAGATTGTTGAACCTGTCCCCGGAACCTTCTGGCTCAGTACCTATAATTCCGGGCTCATCCGCCTGCACTTTGCCGGCAGCGGCATCGACCATCCCGTTATTGAAAGGTTCGGCCCGGATCAGGGCCTGCCGATCGGCATTACCTCGGTTTTTCAGGTGGCAGGCCGTCTGGTCTTCGGTACAGGTAAAGGAATCTACCAGTTTGATGAACAGGAACAGAAATTCTATCCGGATCCCTTTTTCAAGGCAGTGGGACTCGGCATCAACCCGGGTGAATGCGTGATCACCGAAGACGCCGACAGCAATATATGGGCGAATGCCGGCAAAGAGACAGCGTTTTATCGCAAAAAGGCTGACGGCAGCTATCAGCTTGAAAAAAACAGCACATCACGATTTGCCGATGAGCTCCTCTACGCCATCTATCCTGAAAGCGGCGCAACAGTGTGGTTTGGCACGACCCACGGCGCGATCCGTTTCACCGCAGCCCGGGGCACGACCTCACATCGTCCCTTTCCGGCACTCATCCGCCGCGTAAAAATCGCCAACGACTCGATCCTCTACAATGGCGGCTTCGGGCCGCTGCAGAATGCTTCAGAACACTATACCCTCCCCTACCAATTCAACGCCATGACTTTCGAGTATACCGCGACCTCCTATATCAAGCCCATGGCGAATGAATATCAGACCATGCTGGAGGGATTTGACCCGCGCTGGTCGGCATGGAGCAAGGATAGCAAGCGCAATTATACGAATCTCCCCCACGGTCCGTATGTTTTCCGTGTCAGGGCCAGAAATATTTACGGAGAAGAGAGCACCGAAACCTCCTTCGCCTTTTCGATTTCAGCCCCCTGGTACCGGAGCTGGTGGATCTGGATCGGATATCTGCTGTTCGCCGGCGGCACGATCACCGGTATTGTGCTCCTGCGCACCCGGCGGCTGCACCGGCTCAGAAAATCCCTGGAGAAAACCGTCATGAAGCGTACGGCCAAAATCCAGGAGCAAATCAGGAACGTCGAACAGCTCAGCAGCATCGGCCAGGACATCATCGATAACCTTTCCATTGCATCCATCATCCAGACCGTCTATGAGAATGTCAACAAACTCATCGATGCCCCGATCTTCGGCATCGGCCTCTACCACGAAGAGAAAAACAGTCTCGAATTTCCCGCCACCATCGAAAACGGCGAGACCCTGCCGCCGTTTAATTATGACCTGGCCGACGAGAACCGGCTGGCCGTATGGTGCTTCAAGAACCAGCATGACGTTATCATCAACGACAGTGACCGGGATTATAAAAAATATATTCAAATCCTCAAGTCCCCCATGGGCGGCAAGATGCCCGAATCGATTCTCTATCTGCCGCTGATGCACAAGGAAAAAGTGATCGGCGTCATTACCGCGCAGAGCTTCAGCAAAAACGCCTACAGCGAATATGATCTCAATATCCTGCGCAACCTGGCCACCTACAGCGCCATTGCTCTGGAGAACGCTGAATCCTACCGCCGGCTCATTGCAACTCTGGATGACTTGAAGACCACACAGGAAAAGCTGGTGACCCAATCCAAGCTGGCGGCCCTGGGAGCCCTGACCGCCGGGATCGCGCATGAGATTAAAAATCCGCTCAACTTTGTCAACAATTTCTCCGAGCTCGCTGTGGAGATGGTCGATGAACTGCGCCAGCTGCTGACCAAGGCCAAAAAGTCCCCGAATCAGGAAACGGACGCCGAGATTGACGAGCTGCTCGCGACGCTGCAACAAAACGCCGAAAGGGTCAAGGAACATGGCAAGCGCGCGGACAACATCGTGCGCAGCATGCTCCAGCATTCACGCGGCAAGGCGGGCGAGCGCCAGCCTACCCTTATCAATGCCATGCTGGAGGAGGACATCAACCTCGCCTATCACGGCATGCGCGCACAGGATAGCACCTTTAATATCAAATTCGAGACAGAGTTGGATCCGACTGTCGGTGAGCTGAAAATAGTGCCGCAGGATATCAGCCGGGTTTTTCTCAACATTCTGCACAATGGCTGCTATGAAGCACATAAAAAGAAGCGGACAGCGGGCGGTGAATTTACACCTACATTGCGGGTGCGCACCGTGAATCTCGGCAGTACGGTCGAAATCCGCATCCGCGACAATGGCAATGGCATACCGCCAGAAGTCCGCGACAAGATATTCACGCCTTTTTTCACCACCAAGCCGGCGGGGCTGGGCACGGGGCTGGGTTTGTCAATCAGCCATGACATTGTCGTGCAGGGGCATAATGGCCAGATCTGGTTCGAATCCGTGCAGGGCGAGTTTACCGAGTTTGTGATTCGATTACCAAAATAG
- a CDS encoding ATPase domain-containing protein, with protein MLDLEDSAHAYFALKSIANKLLLPKLTPRAEGYRNLPPESLFQRRYSELEKSINWLTNKGIVPFFFIDSLSAFAPTPLTRNQIHRLFTLFRSANIPLLVTLERLRHWAIKEEEIPFNVARYLADIVIKLDEAHRNDYYYQTIEVTKTRYNRRILGQHLLKLKSAEQSATKSFDPRLGIVIYPSIHNHLVHSRSTPNEKRLLRLDIRDRLLPLGIGPTDADKGRGEDAAAQERETSPAPPEGVPGPAA; from the coding sequence GTGCTCGACCTGGAAGACTCCGCACACGCCTATTTCGCTTTGAAATCCATCGCCAACAAGCTGCTCCTGCCCAAACTGACCCCAAGAGCGGAAGGCTATCGCAATCTGCCGCCGGAATCGCTCTTTCAGCGCCGTTATTCTGAACTGGAAAAATCGATCAACTGGCTGACGAATAAGGGGATCGTGCCCTTCTTTTTTATCGACAGCCTCTCCGCCTTCGCCCCGACGCCTCTGACCCGCAACCAGATCCACCGGCTGTTCACGCTCTTCCGCTCCGCTAACATTCCTTTGCTGGTCACGCTCGAACGATTGCGGCATTGGGCGATCAAGGAGGAAGAGATCCCGTTCAATGTGGCGCGCTATCTGGCGGATATCGTCATCAAGCTCGATGAAGCGCACCGCAATGATTATTATTACCAGACCATCGAAGTGACCAAGACGCGCTACAACCGCAGGATTCTCGGCCAGCATCTCCTCAAGCTCAAATCGGCGGAACAGAGCGCGACCAAGTCGTTTGATCCCAGGCTGGGGATCGTGATCTACCCCTCGATTCACAACCATCTGGTACACAGCAGAAGCACTCCTAACGAGAAGCGCCTGCTCAGGTTGGATATCCGGGATCGCCTGTTGCCTCTGGGGATCGGGCCCACGGATGCTGACAAGGGTAGGGGGGAGGACGCAGCGGCTCAGGAGCGTGAAACCAGTCCGGCGCCGCCGGAAGGGGTGCCGGGGCCGGCCGCTTAG
- a CDS encoding HD domain-containing protein, translating into MATFRKILNDREKEGETGYFSVLQNMSEEAHKSWLGQTGQVWGSYNGVPHLTNVERNLDHLADDGLKSSFSSTEIFVLLAAALLHDIGKLTVKDPEKEAHYIQSCTKILKDWYYLRIPDLECAHWIAVLTCAHGWPSPVPPPDCPALAGDLCALCCSGGGVPGFSELDSDPVALDGPVRLRWLAALLRMADEVDNQVERAVPDWLRDSLPGEDPELSWRRHIHAVLFDHAGQCIKLCTLSLDPKRWNNKQLSFLGQAVGKIDLVLPLLFPRAGAGVDHRASQESSLLQ; encoded by the coding sequence ATGGCAACATTCCGAAAAATATTGAATGATCGGGAAAAAGAGGGTGAAACCGGTTATTTTTCCGTTTTGCAGAACATGTCGGAAGAGGCCCATAAATCCTGGCTGGGTCAGACCGGGCAGGTTTGGGGATCCTATAATGGCGTTCCTCATCTCACCAATGTCGAACGCAATCTCGACCATCTCGCCGATGATGGACTCAAATCCTCTTTCAGCAGCACAGAAATTTTTGTCCTCCTGGCGGCGGCACTGCTGCATGATATCGGCAAGCTCACGGTCAAGGATCCGGAAAAGGAAGCGCACTACATCCAGTCCTGCACCAAGATATTAAAAGACTGGTATTATCTCAGGATTCCCGATCTCGAATGCGCGCACTGGATCGCCGTTCTTACCTGTGCGCATGGCTGGCCCTCCCCGGTCCCTCCTCCGGATTGCCCGGCCCTGGCCGGGGATCTTTGTGCTTTATGCTGCAGCGGCGGCGGCGTCCCCGGGTTCAGCGAGCTGGATTCCGACCCGGTGGCCCTGGACGGTCCGGTGCGTCTACGCTGGCTCGCTGCGCTGCTGCGCATGGCCGATGAAGTTGACAATCAGGTCGAACGCGCTGTGCCGGATTGGCTGCGGGACAGCCTGCCCGGGGAGGACCCTGAGCTCTCCTGGCGCAGGCACATTCACGCGGTGCTTTTTGACCATGCCGGGCAGTGCATCAAATTGTGCACGCTCTCCCTTGATCCGAAGCGGTGGAATAACAAGCAGCTGTCGTTTCTCGGCCAGGCGGTCGGCAAAATCGATCTGGTGCTGCCTCTTTTATTCCCTCGAGCAGGAGCCGGAGTGGATCATCGAGCATCTCAAGAGTCATCATTACTTCAATGA